From a single Nocardioides sp. dk884 genomic region:
- a CDS encoding Maf family protein, whose translation MSTLVLASASPARLATLRSAGVDPLVIVSGVDESQLDGLAPADLALGLAELKCAAVAAREEVPAGAVVLGCDSVLELDGEALGKPADPTEATRRWQAMRGRSGVLRTGHCLRDTASGRTVAATASTTVHFADVSDEEIAAYVATGEPLHVAGAFTVDGLGGAFITGIEGDHHNVVGVSLPLLRELLAQLGHSWTHLWTAPRH comes from the coding sequence CCTGCGCAGCGCCGGCGTCGACCCCCTCGTGATCGTCTCCGGCGTCGATGAGTCCCAGCTCGACGGCCTCGCGCCCGCCGATCTCGCGCTGGGCCTGGCCGAGCTGAAGTGCGCGGCCGTCGCCGCGCGCGAGGAGGTGCCGGCGGGCGCGGTGGTGCTGGGCTGCGACTCGGTGCTCGAGCTCGACGGCGAGGCGCTCGGCAAGCCCGCCGACCCCACGGAGGCGACCCGCCGCTGGCAGGCGATGCGCGGTCGCAGCGGCGTGCTGCGCACCGGTCACTGCCTGCGCGACACCGCCAGCGGACGCACCGTCGCAGCGACCGCCTCGACGACCGTGCACTTCGCCGATGTGAGCGATGAGGAGATCGCGGCGTACGTCGCGACCGGCGAGCCGCTGCACGTCGCCGGCGCCTTCACCGTCGATGGCCTCGGCGGCGCGTTCATCACCGGCATCGAGGGCGACCACCACAACGTGGTGGGGGTCAGCCTGCCGTTGCTCAGGGAGCTGCTCGCCCAGCTGGGACACTCCTGGACGCACCTGTGGACGGCCCCGCGGCACTGA
- a CDS encoding GtrA family protein, producing MSSRWRRYLTEAVRFLAVGGLATLVALVLFNLLVHGFGAERLALLESEPILAYVLANTVGMAVSFHGSRNYAFKDRSVRPADGGISAFIVINAVTMLLPIGCLTISREVLGLADPVSDNIAANVIGLVLGMTARFFLFRTFVFRRPLPLLAEDRSGVSAAGPSTGASRSVPAGRAAP from the coding sequence ATGTCGAGCCGCTGGCGCCGCTACCTGACCGAGGCGGTTCGCTTCCTCGCCGTCGGGGGCTTGGCCACGCTGGTCGCGCTGGTGCTGTTCAACCTGCTGGTCCACGGCTTCGGTGCCGAGCGGCTCGCGCTGCTGGAGAGCGAGCCGATCCTGGCCTACGTGCTGGCCAACACCGTCGGCATGGCGGTGAGCTTCCACGGCAGCCGCAACTACGCCTTCAAGGACCGGTCGGTGCGCCCCGCGGACGGCGGCATCTCGGCGTTCATCGTCATCAACGCGGTCACGATGCTGCTCCCGATCGGGTGCCTGACGATCAGCCGGGAGGTGCTGGGTCTCGCCGACCCGGTCTCCGACAACATCGCCGCCAACGTGATCGGCCTCGTCCTCGGGATGACGGCGCGGTTCTTCTTGTTCCGCACCTTCGTCTTCCGCCGCCCGCTGCCGCTCCTGGCCGAGGACCGCTCGGGCGTCAGTGCCGCGGGGCCGTCCACAGGTGCGTCCAGGAGTGTCCCAGCTGGGCGAGCAGCTCCCTGA
- a CDS encoding glucose-1-phosphate adenylyltransferase family protein, translating into MPRSRVLAIVQAGGAGGRLDVLTRERAKPALPFAGAWQLVDLPLSNLAHSGITDVWLAVQFQGSTLEEQVANGRPWDLDRNHGGLRLLMPEQGTGTADEDGFAQGNADALYRIRDQVRAAAPDEVVVLSADHIYRLDFNDVLDTHRRAGAECTVVTTTVPPGDRAEDHAVVEHDADGRVTRFAYKPEQASSDTIATEAFVYDREVLIEVLEELHRELTHQADEGDTGLGDFGEHLVPRLVERGRTVVHAYGGYWRDLGQPHLYLRAHRDFLTDDHEVLDYPGWPILTRQPQRSPARVLDGGVVTDSMLSPGARVAGTVRRSVLGPGAVVEAGAEVEDSVVGADTVVRAGARVAWAVLDSDCEVAAGAVIEGAGEAALDDPDLVTLVGRGSVVGRGVRLEPGSRLEPGSTA; encoded by the coding sequence ATGCCCCGTTCTCGTGTGCTCGCCATCGTCCAGGCCGGAGGTGCCGGCGGTCGTCTCGACGTCTTGACCCGGGAGCGCGCCAAGCCGGCGCTGCCCTTCGCCGGCGCCTGGCAGCTGGTCGACCTGCCGCTGTCCAACCTCGCGCACAGCGGGATCACCGACGTGTGGCTGGCGGTGCAGTTCCAGGGATCCACCCTCGAGGAGCAGGTCGCCAACGGCCGCCCGTGGGACCTCGACCGCAACCACGGCGGGTTGCGGCTGCTGATGCCCGAGCAGGGGACCGGCACCGCCGACGAGGACGGGTTCGCCCAGGGCAACGCGGACGCGCTCTACCGCATCCGCGACCAGGTCCGCGCGGCCGCGCCGGACGAGGTCGTGGTCCTCAGCGCCGACCACATCTACCGCCTCGACTTCAACGACGTGCTGGACACCCATCGCCGCGCGGGCGCCGAGTGCACGGTGGTCACCACGACCGTCCCGCCCGGTGACCGGGCCGAGGACCACGCGGTGGTCGAGCACGACGCCGACGGGCGGGTGACCCGCTTCGCCTACAAGCCCGAGCAGGCGTCGAGCGACACGATCGCGACCGAGGCCTTCGTCTACGACCGTGAGGTGCTCATCGAGGTGCTCGAGGAGCTGCACCGCGAGCTCACCCACCAGGCCGACGAGGGCGACACCGGCCTCGGCGACTTCGGCGAGCACCTGGTGCCGCGGCTGGTCGAGCGCGGGCGCACCGTCGTCCACGCGTACGGCGGCTACTGGCGCGACCTCGGGCAGCCGCACCTCTACCTGCGCGCGCACCGCGACTTCCTCACCGACGACCACGAGGTGCTGGACTACCCGGGCTGGCCGATCCTGACCCGGCAGCCGCAGCGCAGCCCGGCGCGGGTGCTCGACGGCGGGGTCGTGACCGACTCGATGCTGAGCCCGGGCGCCCGCGTCGCGGGGACCGTGCGCCGCAGCGTGCTCGGGCCCGGGGCGGTCGTGGAGGCCGGCGCCGAGGTGGAGGACAGCGTCGTGGGTGCCGACACGGTCGTGCGCGCCGGCGCCCGGGTGGCTTGGGCGGTGCTCGACAGTGACTGCGAGGTGGCGGCCGGCGCCGTGATCGAGGGCGCCGGCGAGGCCGCCCTCGACGACCCCGACCTGGTGACGCTCGTGGGCCGCGGCTCGGTCGTGGGCCGCGGTGTCCGGCTGGAGCCCGGAAGTCGGCTGGAGCCCGGCTCGACCGCCTGA
- a CDS encoding acyl-CoA dehydrogenase family protein: protein MSTGFELSREHEEFRRSVREFAEAEIAPHAGTWDREHHFPVEVVQRMGELGLFGLTAPEEYGGAGEDGDFTSLCVAIEEIGRVDQSMGITLEAGVGLGISPILAFGTPEQKQTWLPDLVAGRRLAGFGLTEHGGGSDAGATRTRAVLEDGEWVIDGAKQFITNSGSSITSLVTVTARTAVTEPGERPEISTIMVPAGTPGFTAEKAYDKLGWHASDTHPLSFDAVRVPEANLLGERGRGYAQFLATLDDGRVAIAALAVGCLQACLDMSVTYALGRETFGGPIGRKQGVAFQIADLEVMLESSRLLTYKAAAMKDAGAPVAEFKRAAAIAKLHATESAVTATRIATQVFGGYGFMEEYPVARFYRDAKVLEIGEGTSEVQRMLIARGLGLPVE, encoded by the coding sequence ATGAGCACCGGATTCGAGCTGTCCCGCGAGCACGAGGAGTTCCGCCGCAGCGTGCGCGAGTTCGCGGAGGCGGAGATCGCTCCGCACGCGGGGACGTGGGATCGCGAGCACCACTTCCCCGTCGAGGTCGTGCAGCGCATGGGCGAGCTCGGGCTGTTCGGGCTCACCGCTCCCGAGGAGTACGGCGGGGCGGGGGAGGACGGCGACTTCACCAGCCTCTGCGTGGCGATCGAGGAGATCGGGCGCGTGGACCAGTCGATGGGCATCACGCTCGAGGCGGGGGTGGGGCTGGGGATCAGCCCGATCCTGGCCTTCGGCACCCCCGAGCAGAAGCAGACCTGGCTGCCCGACCTCGTCGCGGGGCGCCGGCTGGCCGGGTTCGGGCTCACCGAGCACGGCGGAGGCTCCGACGCCGGGGCCACCCGCACCCGCGCCGTGCTCGAGGACGGCGAGTGGGTGATCGACGGCGCGAAGCAGTTCATCACCAACTCCGGCTCCTCGATCACCAGCCTGGTGACCGTGACCGCCCGCACCGCGGTGACCGAGCCCGGGGAGCGGCCCGAGATCAGCACGATCATGGTGCCCGCCGGCACGCCCGGCTTCACCGCCGAGAAGGCCTACGACAAGCTCGGCTGGCACGCCTCCGACACCCACCCGCTGTCCTTCGACGCGGTCCGGGTCCCGGAGGCCAACCTGCTCGGGGAGCGGGGACGCGGCTACGCGCAGTTCCTGGCCACCCTCGACGACGGCCGGGTCGCGATCGCCGCGCTCGCCGTCGGGTGCCTGCAGGCGTGCCTGGACATGAGCGTCACCTACGCCCTGGGCCGGGAGACGTTCGGGGGACCGATCGGGCGCAAGCAGGGCGTGGCCTTCCAGATCGCCGACCTCGAGGTGATGCTCGAGTCCAGCCGGCTGCTGACCTACAAGGCGGCCGCGATGAAGGACGCCGGCGCCCCGGTCGCGGAGTTCAAGCGGGCCGCGGCGATCGCCAAGCTGCACGCCACCGAGTCGGCGGTCACCGCCACCCGGATCGCGACGCAGGTCTTCGGTGGCTACGGCTTCATGGAGGAGTACCCCGTCGCCCGCTTCTACCGCGACGCCAAGGTGCTCGAGATCGGCGAGGGCACCTCCGAGGTGCAGCGGATGCTCATCGCCCGGGGGCTCGGCCTGCCGGTGGAGTGA
- a CDS encoding biotin carboxylase N-terminal domain-containing protein produces MQKVLIANRGEIAVRVIRACKDAGIGSVAVYAEPDRDAVFVRMADEAHSLQGATPAESYLDIEKIIAVAKKSGADSVHPGYGFLAENAQFAQAVLDAGLIWIGPSPEAIDALGDKAKAKHIAQKANAPLAPGTKDPVKDADEVVEFAKANGLPVAIKAVFGGGGRGLKVARTLEEIPDAYESAVREAVTAFGRGECLVEKFLDRPRHVETQCLADSHGNVVVISTRDCSLQRRHQKLVEEAPAPFLTDEQVEKLYTSSKAILREAGYVGAGTCEFLVAADGTISFLEVNTRLQVEHCVSEEVTGIDLVREMFRIAAGEELGYDDPEIHGHSIEFRINAEDGGRNFMPAPGTLTEWAPPQGPGIRVDGGYEKGETIPGSFDSLIAKLVVTGRDRTQALERSRRALAEFKVDGMPTVIPFHATVVEDPAFIGDGEKFDVYTTWIETDFDNQIQPYAGDTPDAPEAEDRHTVVVEVGGRRLEVVVPGGLGSIGGGATNGAKKPKRAAGKKAGAAVSGDAVASPMQGTIVKIAVEEGQEVAEGDVVVVMEAMKMEQPLKAHKAGTVTGLKAEVGATVSNGEVICEIKD; encoded by the coding sequence TTGCAGAAGGTTCTCATCGCCAACCGCGGTGAGATCGCAGTCCGGGTCATCCGCGCGTGCAAGGACGCCGGGATCGGGAGCGTGGCGGTCTACGCCGAGCCCGACCGCGACGCAGTGTTCGTCCGCATGGCCGACGAGGCCCACTCGCTGCAGGGAGCGACCCCCGCGGAGTCCTACCTCGACATCGAGAAGATCATCGCGGTCGCGAAGAAGTCCGGCGCCGACTCGGTGCACCCGGGCTACGGCTTCCTCGCCGAGAACGCCCAGTTCGCCCAGGCCGTCCTCGACGCCGGGCTGATCTGGATCGGCCCGTCCCCCGAGGCGATCGACGCCCTGGGCGACAAGGCCAAGGCCAAGCACATCGCGCAGAAGGCCAACGCGCCCCTCGCGCCCGGCACCAAGGACCCGGTCAAGGACGCCGACGAGGTCGTCGAGTTCGCCAAGGCGAACGGCCTGCCGGTCGCGATCAAGGCCGTCTTCGGCGGCGGTGGCCGCGGCCTCAAGGTCGCCCGCACGCTCGAGGAGATCCCCGACGCCTACGAGTCCGCCGTCCGCGAGGCCGTCACCGCGTTCGGTCGCGGCGAGTGCCTGGTCGAGAAGTTCCTCGACCGCCCGCGCCACGTCGAGACCCAGTGCCTGGCCGACTCCCACGGCAACGTGGTCGTCATCTCGACCCGCGACTGCTCGCTGCAGCGTCGCCACCAGAAGCTGGTCGAGGAGGCGCCCGCGCCGTTCCTGACCGACGAGCAGGTCGAGAAGCTCTACACCTCCTCCAAGGCGATCCTGCGCGAGGCCGGCTACGTCGGCGCCGGCACCTGCGAGTTCCTCGTGGCCGCCGACGGCACCATCTCCTTCCTCGAGGTCAACACCCGCCTCCAGGTCGAGCACTGCGTCTCCGAGGAGGTCACCGGGATCGACCTGGTCCGCGAGATGTTCCGCATCGCCGCGGGCGAGGAGCTCGGGTACGACGACCCGGAGATCCACGGCCACTCCATCGAGTTCCGCATCAACGCCGAGGACGGCGGCCGCAACTTCATGCCGGCCCCCGGCACCCTCACCGAGTGGGCGCCGCCGCAGGGCCCCGGCATCCGCGTCGACGGTGGCTACGAGAAGGGCGAGACCATCCCGGGCTCGTTCGACTCCCTCATCGCCAAGCTCGTCGTCACCGGCCGCGACCGCACCCAGGCGCTGGAGCGCTCGCGCCGCGCCCTGGCCGAGTTCAAGGTCGACGGCATGCCCACGGTCATCCCGTTCCACGCCACCGTGGTGGAGGACCCGGCGTTCATCGGTGACGGCGAGAAGTTCGACGTCTACACGACCTGGATCGAGACCGACTTCGACAACCAGATCCAGCCGTACGCCGGCGACACCCCCGACGCCCCCGAGGCCGAGGACCGCCACACCGTCGTCGTCGAGGTCGGCGGGCGCCGCCTCGAGGTCGTCGTGCCCGGCGGGCTCGGCTCCATCGGCGGCGGCGCGACCAACGGCGCCAAGAAGCCGAAGCGCGCGGCGGGCAAGAAGGCCGGCGCCGCGGTCAGCGGCGACGCCGTGGCCAGCCCGATGCAGGGCACGATCGTCAAGATCGCCGTCGAGGAGGGCCAGGAGGTCGCCGAGGGCGACGTCGTGGTCGTCATGGAGGCGATGAAGATGGAGCAGCCGCTCAAGGCCCACAAGGCCGGCACCGTGACCGGGCTCAAGGCCGAGGTCGGCGCCACCGTCAGCAACGGCGAGGTCATCTGCGAGATCAAGGACTGA
- a CDS encoding PH domain-containing protein — MPDLRDPRERVCPRARLMWWCTHAIGAAVLLAALVAGVLLTDTLRWWLVPPVAVVLTAYAVAVPQWRYVVHRWEVTDTAVYTQTGWWARERRIAPISRVQTVDLEQGAIARLFGLATVTVTTASAAGALAIPGLDAEAARALVDELTLRADATQAGSRPSPHRAGDDAT; from the coding sequence GTGCCCGACCTGCGCGATCCCCGTGAACGGGTCTGCCCCCGCGCACGCCTGATGTGGTGGTGCACCCACGCCATCGGCGCCGCGGTGCTGCTCGCCGCCCTGGTCGCGGGCGTCCTCCTCACCGACACCCTGCGCTGGTGGCTGGTCCCGCCGGTCGCCGTCGTCCTCACGGCGTACGCCGTGGCCGTGCCGCAGTGGCGCTACGTCGTGCACCGCTGGGAGGTCACCGACACGGCCGTCTACACCCAGACCGGGTGGTGGGCGCGCGAGCGCCGGATCGCGCCGATCTCGCGGGTGCAGACCGTCGACCTGGAGCAGGGCGCGATCGCGCGTCTCTTCGGGCTGGCCACGGTCACCGTGACCACCGCCTCCGCCGCCGGCGCGCTGGCGATCCCGGGTCTCGACGCCGAGGCTGCCCGCGCCCTCGTCGACGAGCTGACCTTGCGCGCCGACGCCACCCAGGCCGGGAGCCGGCCCTCGCCCCATCGCGCGGGGGACGACGCGACGTGA
- a CDS encoding PH domain-containing protein yields the protein MNGETDGWQRLDRRMLLVNPLQELVKFLPALLGLLVAGTAIGGRGWQLLAVAVPVLLGVVRYLTTRFRVAEGRVELRRGLLNRRTLAVPVDRVRTVDLTAGPVHRLLGLVTVRIGTGTASSREEDALDLDGLPGATARTLRAALLRARDPLPGGTDGVPGPAPTAHTVLRLDPAWARYAPLTGTGLVLLAGVVGGAFQLATTLGLELSLRAEDLPGTDLPVAGWLAVVAGLVVVLLVVSALAVAAYLLTSWGLVLTHRPGAWHLVRGLLTTRETTLDDDRVAGVVLHEPAGLRLAGAAHLSAIVTGLDRSRPGSATLVPPAPTAVAAGVGGEVVGTSAPLSAPLVAHGPAATRRRWSRALGPAALVAGLGVVAWLALPVGRWGLTLAVLALPVAAVLAHDRSRALGHALVEGHLVARSGSLTRAREVLATRHVIGWTFRDTVIQRRAGLLTLTATTAGGDQQVTVPDVPRGRAVHLADDAVPGLLHQFLAP from the coding sequence GTGAACGGCGAGACCGACGGCTGGCAGCGCCTCGACCGCCGGATGCTGCTGGTCAACCCGCTGCAGGAGCTGGTGAAGTTCCTGCCCGCGCTGCTCGGGCTGCTGGTCGCGGGCACCGCGATCGGCGGGCGCGGCTGGCAGCTGCTCGCCGTGGCGGTGCCGGTACTGCTCGGCGTCGTCCGCTATCTCACCACCCGGTTCCGCGTCGCCGAGGGGCGTGTCGAGCTGCGCCGCGGCCTGCTCAACCGGCGCACCCTGGCCGTGCCGGTCGACCGGGTCCGCACCGTCGACCTCACCGCCGGCCCGGTGCACCGGCTGCTCGGCCTGGTCACCGTGCGCATCGGCACCGGCACCGCCTCCTCGCGCGAGGAGGACGCCCTCGACCTCGACGGGCTGCCGGGCGCCACCGCGCGCACCCTGCGCGCCGCGCTGCTGCGCGCCCGCGACCCGCTGCCGGGCGGGACCGACGGCGTACCCGGCCCCGCCCCGACCGCGCACACGGTGCTGCGCCTGGACCCCGCCTGGGCTCGCTACGCCCCGCTCACCGGCACCGGGCTGGTGCTGCTCGCCGGTGTGGTCGGCGGCGCGTTCCAGCTGGCCACGACCCTCGGGCTGGAGCTGAGCCTGCGTGCCGAGGACCTGCCCGGCACCGACCTGCCCGTCGCCGGGTGGCTGGCCGTGGTCGCGGGGCTCGTCGTCGTGCTCCTGGTCGTCTCGGCGCTCGCGGTGGCGGCGTACCTGCTCACCAGCTGGGGGCTGGTCCTCACCCACCGGCCCGGGGCCTGGCACCTGGTCCGTGGCCTGCTCACCACCCGCGAGACCACGCTGGACGACGACCGGGTGGCCGGGGTGGTCCTGCACGAGCCGGCCGGTCTGCGGCTGGCCGGGGCCGCGCACCTGTCCGCGATCGTGACCGGCCTGGACCGCAGCCGCCCCGGCAGCGCCACCCTGGTCCCCCCGGCGCCCACGGCGGTCGCCGCCGGGGTGGGCGGCGAGGTCGTCGGCACGTCCGCCCCGCTGAGCGCCCCGCTCGTCGCGCACGGCCCGGCGGCGACGCGGCGGCGCTGGTCCCGCGCGCTCGGCCCGGCGGCGCTGGTCGCCGGGCTCGGGGTCGTGGCGTGGCTGGCCCTGCCGGTCGGACGCTGGGGTCTGACCCTGGCCGTGCTCGCCCTCCCGGTCGCCGCGGTGCTGGCCCACGACCGGTCCCGCGCGCTCGGTCACGCCCTCGTCGAGGGTCACCTGGTCGCCCGCTCCGGGAGCCTGACCCGCGCCCGCGAGGTGCTCGCCACCCGCCACGTCATCGGCTGGACCTTCCGCGACACCGTGATCCAGCGCCGGGCCGGCCTGCTCACGCTCACCGCGACCACCGCCGGAGGAGACCAGCAGGTCACCGTCCCCGACGTCCCACGCGGGCGCGCCGTGCACCTGGCCGACGACGCGGTGCCCGGCCTGCTGCACCAGTTCCTCGCCCCCTGA
- a CDS encoding pyruvate carboxylase, whose translation MFSKVLVANRGEIAVRAFRAAYELNARTVAVFPYEDRGSEHRLKADEAYEIGERGHPVRAYLDPEGIVATAVRAGADAIYPGYGFLSENPALAEACANAGITFVGPSAEVLELTGNKARAIAAAKAAGVPTLASVEPSTDVDSLVEAASALPYPLFVKAVAGGGGRGMRRVDDPAKLREAVETCMREGEAAFGDPTVFIEQAVVDPRHIEVQILADGAGNVIHLFERDCSVQRRHQKVVEIAPAPNLDPDLRARMCADAVRFAREIGYRNAGTVEFLLDPAGNYVFIEMNPRIQVEHTVTEEVTDVDLVQAQLRIAAGETLADLGLSQDTIVLRGAALQCRITTEDPANNFRPDTGMITTYRSPGGAGVRIDGGTTYTGAEVSAHFDSMLAKLTCRGRTFEKAVERARRAIAEFRIRGVSTNIAFLQAVLADPDFIAGNVTTSFIETHPQLLQARRSGDRGTKLLTYLAEVTVNQPHGPAPVKVDPASKLPATNLEVPAPDGTRQLLLEVGPAEFARRLRAQDRVAVTDTTFRDAHQSLLATRVRTRDLLTVAPHVARTTPELWSLEAWGGATYDVALRFLGEDPWERLSALRQAVPNICLQMLLRGRNTVGYTPYPTKVTDAFVQEAAASGLDVFRIFDALNDVEQMRPAIDAVLATGTSVAEVALCYTGDLSDPDEQIYTLDYYLRLAEKIVDAGAHVLAIKDMAGLLRAPAARRLVTALRANFDLPVHLHTHDTPGGQLATLTAAIDAGVDAVDAACAAVAGTTSQPALSALVSATDHSERETGLSLAAVNALEPYWEATRRVYAPFESGLPAPTGRVYRHEIPGGQLSNLRQQAIALGLGEKFEQIEDMYAAANDILGNVPKVTPSSKVIGDLALSLVAADADPAEFAENPQRFDIPDSVIGFLSGELGDPPGGWPEPFRTKALEGRSWKMQDKELTAEQEEALDGTPGESRPLRRRTLNELLFPAPTRSFNESRATYGDISVLPTLDYLYGLRFGEEHRVDLEPGVTLLLGVQAISEPDERGFRTVLALINGQLRPVSVRDTSVASEAATAEKADSSQPGHVAAPFQGVVSVVVVAGDKVSAGDTVATIEAMKMEAAITAPISGTVERLAITGTQSVEGGDLVLVVS comes from the coding sequence ATGTTCTCCAAGGTGCTGGTGGCAAACCGCGGCGAGATCGCGGTCCGAGCGTTCCGCGCGGCGTACGAGCTGAACGCCCGGACGGTGGCGGTCTTCCCCTACGAGGACCGCGGGTCCGAGCACCGACTGAAGGCCGACGAGGCCTACGAGATCGGCGAGCGCGGCCACCCGGTGCGCGCCTACCTCGACCCCGAGGGCATCGTCGCGACGGCCGTGCGCGCCGGCGCCGACGCGATCTACCCCGGCTACGGGTTCCTCTCCGAGAACCCCGCGCTCGCCGAGGCCTGCGCCAACGCCGGCATCACCTTCGTCGGCCCGAGCGCCGAGGTGCTGGAGCTGACCGGCAACAAGGCCCGCGCGATCGCGGCCGCCAAGGCGGCCGGTGTCCCGACGCTGGCCAGCGTCGAGCCCTCGACCGACGTGGACTCCCTCGTCGAGGCCGCCTCCGCGCTGCCCTACCCCCTCTTCGTCAAGGCGGTCGCCGGCGGCGGCGGCCGCGGCATGCGCCGCGTCGACGACCCGGCCAAGCTGCGCGAGGCCGTGGAGACCTGCATGCGCGAGGGCGAGGCCGCCTTCGGCGACCCGACCGTCTTCATCGAGCAGGCGGTGGTCGACCCGCGCCACATCGAGGTGCAGATCCTCGCCGACGGCGCCGGCAACGTCATCCACCTCTTCGAGCGCGACTGCTCGGTGCAGCGTCGCCACCAGAAGGTCGTCGAGATCGCCCCGGCCCCCAACCTCGACCCCGACCTGCGCGCGCGCATGTGCGCCGACGCGGTGCGCTTCGCCCGCGAGATCGGCTACCGCAACGCCGGCACCGTCGAGTTCCTCCTCGACCCCGCCGGCAACTACGTCTTCATCGAGATGAACCCCCGCATCCAGGTCGAGCACACCGTGACCGAGGAGGTCACCGACGTCGACCTCGTGCAGGCCCAGCTGCGCATCGCCGCCGGCGAGACCCTGGCCGACCTCGGTCTGAGCCAGGACACGATCGTGCTGCGCGGAGCCGCGCTGCAGTGCCGGATCACCACCGAGGACCCGGCCAACAACTTCCGCCCGGACACCGGGATGATCACCACCTACCGCTCCCCCGGCGGCGCTGGCGTGCGCATCGACGGCGGTACGACCTACACCGGCGCCGAGGTGTCCGCGCACTTCGACTCGATGCTGGCCAAGCTCACCTGCCGCGGGCGCACCTTCGAGAAGGCCGTCGAGCGGGCCCGCCGCGCGATCGCGGAGTTCCGCATCCGCGGCGTCTCCACCAACATCGCGTTCCTCCAGGCCGTGCTCGCCGACCCCGACTTCATCGCCGGCAACGTCACGACCTCCTTCATCGAGACCCACCCCCAGCTGCTCCAGGCGCGCCGCTCCGGCGACCGCGGCACCAAGCTGCTGACCTACCTCGCCGAGGTCACGGTCAACCAGCCGCACGGCCCGGCGCCGGTCAAGGTGGACCCGGCCAGCAAGCTGCCGGCCACCAACCTCGAGGTCCCCGCGCCCGACGGCACCCGCCAGCTGCTGCTCGAGGTCGGCCCCGCGGAGTTCGCGCGCCGCCTGCGCGCCCAGGACCGGGTCGCCGTCACCGACACCACCTTCCGCGACGCCCACCAGTCGCTGCTCGCCACCCGGGTGCGCACCCGCGACCTGCTGACGGTCGCGCCGCACGTCGCGCGCACCACCCCCGAGCTGTGGTCGCTGGAGGCGTGGGGCGGCGCGACGTACGACGTGGCGCTGCGCTTCCTCGGCGAGGACCCGTGGGAGCGGCTCTCGGCGCTGCGCCAGGCGGTGCCCAACATCTGCCTGCAGATGCTGCTGCGCGGGCGCAACACCGTCGGCTACACGCCGTACCCGACCAAGGTCACCGACGCCTTCGTGCAGGAGGCGGCGGCCAGCGGCCTGGACGTGTTCCGCATCTTCGACGCGCTCAACGACGTCGAGCAGATGCGTCCCGCGATCGACGCGGTGCTGGCCACCGGCACGAGCGTCGCGGAGGTCGCGCTGTGCTACACCGGCGACCTGTCGGACCCGGACGAGCAGATCTACACCCTCGACTACTACCTGCGCCTGGCCGAGAAGATCGTCGACGCGGGCGCCCACGTGCTGGCGATCAAGGACATGGCCGGCCTGCTGCGCGCCCCGGCCGCGCGTCGCCTGGTCACCGCGCTGCGGGCCAACTTCGACCTGCCGGTCCACCTGCACACCCACGACACCCCCGGCGGCCAGCTCGCGACGCTGACCGCCGCGATCGACGCCGGCGTCGACGCGGTCGACGCCGCCTGCGCGGCCGTGGCCGGCACCACCTCCCAGCCGGCGCTGTCCGCGCTGGTCTCGGCGACCGACCACTCCGAGCGCGAGACCGGCCTGTCGCTGGCCGCGGTCAACGCGCTGGAGCCGTACTGGGAGGCGACCCGCCGCGTCTACGCGCCGTTCGAGTCGGGCCTGCCCGCCCCCACCGGCCGGGTCTACCGCCACGAGATCCCCGGCGGCCAGCTCTCCAACCTGCGCCAGCAGGCGATCGCGCTGGGCCTGGGCGAGAAGTTCGAGCAGATCGAGGACATGTACGCCGCGGCGAACGACATCCTCGGCAACGTCCCGAAGGTGACGCCGTCCTCGAAGGTGATCGGCGACCTCGCGCTCTCCCTCGTCGCGGCCGACGCCGACCCCGCCGAGTTCGCGGAGAACCCGCAGAGGTTCGACATCCCCGACTCGGTCATCGGTTTCCTCAGCGGCGAGCTGGGCGACCCGCCCGGCGGCTGGCCCGAGCCGTTCCGCACCAAGGCGCTCGAGGGGCGCAGCTGGAAGATGCAGGACAAGGAGCTCACCGCCGAGCAGGAGGAGGCGCTCGACGGTACCCCCGGGGAGAGCCGTCCGCTGCGCCGGCGCACTCTCAACGAGCTGCTGTTCCCCGCGCCGACCCGCTCGTTCAACGAGTCGCGGGCGACGTACGGCGACATCTCGGTGCTGCCGACCCTGGACTACCTCTACGGCCTGCGCTTCGGCGAGGAGCACCGCGTGGACCTCGAGCCGGGCGTCACCCTGCTGCTCGGCGTGCAGGCGATCAGCGAGCCCGACGAGCGCGGCTTCCGCACCGTCCTGGCGCTGATCAACGGTCAGCTGCGCCCGGTGAGCGTGCGCGACACCAGCGTCGCCTCCGAGGCGGCCACCGCCGAGAAGGCCGACTCCTCCCAGCCCGGCCACGTCGCGGCGCCGTTCCAGGGCGTGGTGAGCGTCGTCGTCGTGGCCGGCGACAAGGTCTCCGCCGGTGACACGGTCGCCACCATCGAGGCGATGAAGATGGAGGCGGCGATCACCGCGCCGATCAGCGGCACCGTCGAGCGGCTGGCGATCACCGGCACCCAGTCCGTCGAGGGCGGCGACCTGGTGCTGGTCGTCTCCTGA